The genome window GCCAGTCCAGCCGGTCCAGGTCGTCGACCAGGCGGTCGGCGTAGGCGGTGATCCGCATCATCCACTGCTTTAGGTTGCGGCGGAACACCGGGAAGTTGCCGCGCTCGGTCAGCCCGTCGGCGGTGACCTCCTCGTTGGCGACCACGGTGCCCAGGCCCGGCGCCCAGTTCACCGGCGCCTCCGACAGGTAGACCAGCCGGTACGAGTCGATGATCCGGCGCTGCTCGGCGCGCGGCAGCTCCTCCCACGGGCGGCCGTCGGGCGTCGCGCGCTCACCGGAGGAGAACTGCGCCTCCAGCTCGCTGATCGGGCGCGCGCGGTCGGCGTCGGTGTCGTACCAGGAGTGGAAGATCTGCAGGAAGATCCACTGCGTCCACCGGTAGAACGGGATGTCGGTGGTGGCGACCCGGCGGCGCTCGTCGTGGCCCAGCCCCAGCCTGCGGATCTGGGTCAGGTACCGCTCGATGTTCTTCTCGGTCGTGGTGCGCGGGTGGGTCCCGGTCTGCACCGCGTACTGCTCGGCGGGCAGGCCGAAGGAGTCGAAGCCCATCGTGTGGAGGACGTTCTTACCCAGCATCCGGTTGAAGCGGGCGTAGACGTCGGTGCCGATGAAGCCCAGCGGGTGCCCGACGTGCAGGCCCGACCCCGACGGGTACGGGAACATGTCCTGGACGAACAGCTTCTCGTCGCTGACCTCGCCCTTCAGCGAGCCGGCCGGGTTGGGCGCGTGGAAGGTGCCGAGCTCCTCCCAGCGCCGCTGCCAGCGCTGCTCGATCTCGGCTGCGGTCTGCGCGGTGTAGCGGAACCGCGGGACCTCTTCGGTGTTCGTCGAGCCCTCTGCCTGGCCACTCATGGTCTGCGTACCTTTCCCTGCCTTCTCGCCCGAACGCGCGGATCGTGCCCTCTAAGTGTGCCGTCCCCGGAAAAAGCGAAACCCCCCAGACCTACCGGGCGTGAGGGGTCACCGCGTCGAAGCGTCGTCAGCGGACGTTCAACGCGGTCTCGCAAGAAGTCGAGCGTTGCTCACGTTGTCAAGAGTAACAGAGATCACTTGACGCCCAGCGCGATCACCTGCGTGGTCTGCTGCGCGGAGAAGTTGTCGTCGCTGACGAGGACCAGGCTGCGCTCGCCACCGGGCAGGACGGGCCCCCAGGTCATGCCCTCGACGTTGTCGACGGTGCTCAGCCCGAGCTCCGACAGGTCGGCCAGCAGCGTCTTGCGCACCGGGGTCACGTCGGCGCCCGCCAGCGATGCGACGTCCCGGACGTCGGTGGCGTCCCTGGCGTCGACCTCGTAGATCCGGATGGAGTTGCCGACGCCGTCGACGAACGAGCGCTCCATCACCAGGTAGCGGAACGGGTCGTCGCCGTCGGCCAGGATCGCCGTGACGCCGTTGTTGGCGAACCCGCCGGTCGGCGACTGCGCGAACACCTTGTCGAGCGGGTAGGCGACCTGCGCGACGACGGCCCCGGAGCGGTCCTGGGCGGTGAGTCTGCTCAGGGCGCCGTGCTCGAACGTCGGCGACTCGCCGTCCTGCACCAGCGGCCCTTCCATGGCGCTGACCAGCAGCGACCCGTCGGCGGCGAAGGTCAGGCCCTCCAGCGCCTCGTTCTGCTTCGGACCGCTGTCGGGGCGCATGACCAGGTTCGGCGGGAGCGGCAGCTCACCGGTGGCCGAACCGTCGAGGGTGGCGCTGCGGACCGACGGGTCGATCAGCCCCTTCTGCCGCTCGCCCTCGCTGGTCCACCAGACCTCACCGCTGCGGGGATCCCACCGGACGTCCTCGGGGTCGAGGCTGCCCGCCGGGTAGGTCGTGCCGTCGGGGCGCAGAAGCGGCCGGGTCGCCGTCAGGGCCACCGGACCGAGCCCGCCGGCGGTGACCGGGATGTCGGCGAGGTAGCCGCGCGCAGGCTGCCGCTCCGAGCGGTCGTCGCTGATCAGCACGTATGCGCCGGTGCGCGGGTCGTAGTCGATGCCTGAGAGGCCGCCCACGGTGGTGCCCTGGAAGTCCATCGCGTGCGGCAGCGTGCGCTCGCCCAGCAGGCGCACCCGATCGGCGGCGTGCGCGGGCACCGCGGCCGTCAGTGCCAGGGCGACCGCCACGACTCCGGTCACCGCGTGTCTGTTCACCATGAGCTACAGCACACCCGACGCGGGTGTCCGGCGGGTATCGACCAGATGGAGCCTTACCCTGTTCTGGTGACGCTCGCTGTTCAGGTGATCCTCTGCGCGGTGCTGGTGCTCGGTGGCGCGGCACTGCTGTTCGTCGGATGGCGCGGTTTGCGCGGGCAGCTCGCCCGCAACCGCTACGCCGGAGTGCGCACGCCCGCGACCCTGCGCAGCGAGGAGGCGTTCGAGCTCGCCAACCGCGCCGCCGCCCCCGCCTACCTGGCGGCCGGTGCGACCGGCGTCCTCGCGGGCGCCGCGCTGCCCGCGCTGGCCACGACCTTCAGCGTCGTGCTCGTCGCGGTCATCGGCGTCGTCGGCGCCTTCGGCCTGCAGGTCGTGGGCGGTGTCTTCGGCAACCGGGCGGCGGAGGCCATGCCCGAGCCCGCTCCGGCGGCAGGCTGCGGCGGCTGCGCGGGCGGCTGCTGCAGCGCGCTCCAGCAGAGCAGCTAGGGCCTGCTCCACAAGCGGCTTGCGGTGCGGGCCCCAGCTCGCACCGCTACGCGAACCACTGCCGGAACATTCGCTAGTTCACCTTCACATCCCCGGGGTGCGTGGCCAGGAACGCCAGCGGCGGCCCCTGCCTGCGCAGCACCCGGCCCCACAGCTCGGGTCCCGGCGCGGCTATGACGTCGTCGGGCAGGGCGGGGACGACGAGCCAGTCGCCGCGGTCGATCTCCCCGGCCAGCTGGTCCGCGTCCCAGCCCGCGTAACCGGCGAAGAAGCGCAGCCCCCTCGCGCGCGGGACCAGGTCGGCGGGATCGCCGTCGAGATCGACGAGACCTATCGGGCCGCGAACGCCGATCATGCCCGACACCGATGCGACGTCGACCCCGGTGCGCAGCGCGGCCAGGCAGATGGCGGTGCGCTGCTCGACCGGGCCTCCGACGAACAGCGACTGCGGCTCACTGGCATGCGGCCCCCACCTGGGCAGCACGTCGTCGACCGAGACCTCGCTCGGCCGGTTCAGCACGACTCCGAGGGTGCCCTCCGCACGGTGGTGGATGATGTACACCACCGTGCGGCGGAAGTTCTGGTCGAGCAGCTGCGGGGCCGCCACCAGCAGCATCCCGGGTTCGACGTCGGTGTCCGTTCCCACATCCGCATGATCTCAGAACGGCGCCCCCGCATGGAGTGGCCACGGACTAGTAGTCCGAGAGACCAACCGCTGAGCGTTACTGCTCGGCAACACTATTCACTGTTCAACAACCACTATTAATAGCGCTGCGGCGAAATGCCTGCTCAGCGGTCCTCAGGCACGTCGATGCCCTGTTCCCGGGCCCACCGGAACAGCTCGGCGACGGCCTCGTCGTGGTCCATCGGCCCCCGGTCCAGCCGGAGGTCCTTGAGGTGCTTCCACGCCTTGCCGACCACCGGCCCCGGGTCCACGCCGAGCAGCCGCATGATCTCGTTGCCGTCCAGGTCCGGGCGGACCTTGGCCAGGTCCTCCTCCGCCGCGATGCGCGCGATCCGCGCTTCCAGGTCGTCGTAGGAGCGCTGGAGCGCGGCGGCCTTGCGGCGGTTGCGCGTGGTGCAGTCGGCGCGCACCAGCTTGTGCAGCTGGGACAGCAGGTGGCCTGCGTCGTTGACGTAGCGGCGCACCGCCGAGTCGGTCCACTGGCCCTCGCCGTAGCCGTGGAAGCGCAGGTGCAGGTACACCAGCCCGGAGACGTCGTTGATGACGTCCTTGGAGTAGCGCAGCGCCCGCAGCCGCTTGCGGGTCATCTTCGCCCCGACCACCTCGTGGTGGTGGAAGCTGACCCCGCCGCCCGGCTCGAACCGGCGGGTGTCGGGCTTGCCGATGTCGTGCAGCAGCGCCGCGAGCCGCAGCACCAGGTCGGGCTCGCCGTCGGGGTCCTCGGCGCGCTCCAGGTCGATGGCCTGGTCCAGGACCACCAGCGAGTGCCGGTAGACGTCCTTGTGCTGGTGGTGCTCGTCGATCTCCAGCTTCATCGCGGGCAGCTCGGGCAGCACGTGCTCGGCCAGCCCGGTGTCCACCAGCAGCTCGACGCCCTCGCGCGGGTGGCGCCCGCACAGCAGCTTGGACAGCTCGGCCTGAATCCGTTCCGGGGTGATCCGCAGGAGCTCACCGGCCATCTCCCGCATCGCGTCGACCACGCGCGGCGCGGGGGTGAAGCCGAGCTGCGAGACGAACCGGGCGGCGCGCAGCATCCGCAGCGGGTCGTCGGCGAAGGACTCCTGCGGCGTGGCCGGGGTGTCCAGCCGCCGGGCGACCAGGTCGGCCATCCCGCCGTGCAGGTCGACGAACGCCCGCTTCGGCAGCTCGATGGCCATCGCGTTCACGGTGAAGTCGCGGCGCAGCAGGTCACCCTCGATGGTGTCGCCGAAGGCGACCTCCGGGTTGCGGGTGACCCGGTCGTAGGTGTCGGCGCGGAACGTCGTGACCTCCACCGTCGTGCCATGCCGGTAGGCGCCGAGCGTGCCGAACTGGATGCCGGTGTCCCACACCGTCTCGGCCCAGTCGTCGAGCAGGACCCGGACCTGCTCCGGCCGGGCGTCGGTGGTGAAGTCGAGGTCGGTGCCAAGGCGCCCCAGCAGGGCGTCGCGCACGCTGCCGCCGACCAGGTACAGCCGGTGGCCCGCGGCGGCGAAGCGCTCGGCCAGCTCTTCGGCGACCGGTGCGGTGCGCACCAGCTCCACGACCGCGTTGCGTTGTGCGTCGCGCTCCCTGGCCTGGTCGTCGGCGGGTGCGGCGGCGGGTTCGTGGTGCGAGGTGGACACGGCGAACCAGGATATCGACTGCTCAGCGGGGGCGCGGCGAGTGCCTGCCGGAGCAACGCGGTGGGCCCTTCGCGACCGGTCGGCACGCCCGCGTGCCGTACGCGGTACGACGCCGACTCGCACCCCGTCGGCACTACCATCGGCGGCATGCCTCCGACGCCCGGCCGCTCCGGCGGTACCCAGCCGGGGCGTCGGAACCGGCGCCGGCGCCGCCGGCTGCGGACGGTCGACGAGACCTCGGCCGGCGGGCTGGTGGTCGACGACGGCCGGGAGCTCGCTGCGATCATCGGGAGGCTGGACCGCAAGGGCCGGCTGCTGTGGTCGCTGCCCAAGGGCCACATCGAGCAGGGTGAGACCCCGGAGCAGACCGCCGTGCGGGAGGTCGCCGAGGAGACGGGCATAACCGGCCGCGTGGTCTCGGCGATCGGCATGATCGACTACTGGTTCGTGGCGGGCAACCGCCGCGTGCACAAGACCGTGCACCACTTCCTGCTGGAGGCGGTGCGCGGTGAGCTTTCCGACGAGGACGTGGAGGTCACCGAGGTGGCGTGGGTGCCGCTTGGTGAACTGGAGCAGGTGCTGGCCTACGCAGACGAGCGGAGGCTGGTGCGGCGGGCGCTGACGTTGCTCGACGGCGCATCGGACATCGCGGCCGGTTCCCGACCGGCCCGGGGCAGTGGGACGGAGCCGGCGTGAGGTTTGTGCTAGCGGCCGTGATCGCGGTGTTGCTGCTCGGCGCGGTCCCGGTACCGCAGGCGACCGCGCAGAACGACGATCCGCACGCCCGACTGGAAGTGTCGAAGATCACACCTTCGGTCGCGGGTGCGGGCGCGCCGCCGGAGGTGACCGTCAGCGGCACGCTGACCAACACCAGCTCCCGCGCCATCCACGACGTGGAGGCCCGCATCCAGCGCGGCGAGCCCGCGGCCACCGAGGCCGCCGCTCAGCGGGCCGTGCGCGACGGCTCGCAGACGGTCGCCGAACAGAACTTCACCTCGATCACCGGCAGCCTCGCCCCAGGTCAGCGGGTGCCGTTCGAGCTGAGGATCCCGTTCACCGGACCCAACTCGCTGCAGGTCACCTCGCCCGGCGTCTACCCGCTGCTGGTCAACGTCAACGGCAGGCCGGCGGGCGGCGCCCGCGCCCGCATCGACGAGGCGCACTTCCTGCTGCCGGTCCTCGCGGCGCCCGGCGCGCCGCCCTCGGCACCGCCCAAGCCCGCCCCTACGACGATGCTCGTCCCGATCGTCGACTACCCGCGCCTGTCCCGCGGGCCGGTGCCCGGCTCGCGACCGGTGCTCATGGACGACCTGCTGTCGGAGTCGCTCGCGCCCGGCGGCAGGCTCTACGAGCTGGTGCGCGCCGTCGGCGAGACGGCTGGGCCCGGCTCGCGGCTGGGCAACTCGCTGTGCTTCGCCATCGACCCCGACCTGCTCGCCACGGTTCGCGCGATGCAGACCGGCTACCTGGTGCAGCAGCCCAGCGGCGGCACGGTGGAGGGCATCGGCGCCGGTACCGCCCGGCTGTGGCTGAGCAAGCTGAAGGAGGCCACCGCCGGCCGCTGCGTGATCCCGCTGCCCTACAGCGACGCGGACGTGGTGGCGCTGGGCCGGGCCGGACTGCCCGACGTGATCAGGGGCGCGCTCGACACCAGCAGCAGGCAGCTCGTGCAGGAGACCCTCGGCGTCGAGCCGCGCAAGGACGTCCTGTGGCCGGTCGAGGGCGCCATCGACGAACCCGCCGCGGGCCAGGTCGCCGCCCAGGCGCCCGACGGCCCCGGCATCACCACGGCTCTGCTGCGCCCCGAGGCGATCTCCGGTCCGGCGCCCGCGCGGGTCCGCGGCAGCGGCATCGCCGCGCTGAGCATCGACCCGCTGGTCGCCTCGGCGCTGGACCCGCTGCGCGACACCGCGCGCGAGACGACCGAGCTCTCCCCGCAGACCGGTGACGGCGTCGTCGCCGCGCAGAACGCGCTCGGCGCGCTGGCCTTCCGCGCCAACACCGGCTCCGCTCCCGGCGGCTCGGTGCTGGTCGCGCCGCCGCGGCGGTGGAACGTCAGCGGCGAGGACGTCCGCGCGCTGCTGACCGGCATGGACCAGCTCGCGGCCGCGGGCCTGGTGCAGCCGACGTCGCTGCCGGAGCCGGACGCGGCGAAGCTGCCCGAGGTCGACCTGAGCTACCCGGTCGACGCCGCGGGGCGGGAGATCCCGCGCCGGGTGCTCAACGAGCTCGCGGCGCAGAACTACCGGGTCGGCGACCTGTTCCGCGCCGCCGACCGCGAGCCAGCGGTCAACGTCCAGGAAGCCGACGTCACCAACCCGATGCGCAACGCCCTGCTGCGGGGCGCGTCCAGCGCCTGGCGCGGCAACCCCGATGCGGCCCGGTACTGGGTCAACGCCGGGCACAGGGCGCTTGACCTGGAGTTCTCGCGGGTCCGGCTGGAGGAGCCCAACGGAAAGCTCACCCTCGGGGGCGAGTCCGACAACTACATCCCGCTGACCGTCGCCAACGACCTGCCGGTCACGGTCTCGGTGGTGTTCCGCATCCCGCGCACGCCCGGGCTCGAGACCAAGGACCTCGGTGTGCTGCGGATCCCGGCGCAGGGCAGGCGCAGCTTCTTCCTGCCCACCACGGTGCACCGCTCCGGCCAGTTCACCCTCGACATCTCGCTGGCCACACCGTCGGGCACCGAGCTCGGCCCGCCGAAGCGGCTGCGGCTGGAGTCCGGGGCGTACGGCCCGGTCATCCTGGTGCTGACGATCATCGCGGCCTCGCTGCTGATCGTGCTCTCGGCGTTCCGGGTCTACCGCCGCTTCCGCAACCGCGTCCACCGGGTGGCCGAGGCCAACGCCGCCGTGGCCGACCAGCCGGACGCCGCGTCCCAGGCTTCCGAGCAGCCGGACACCGAATCACCGAGTACCGAACAGTCGAGTACCGGACAGTCGAGCAACGGGCAGACGGGTACCGAGTCGCAGACCACTCCGCTCACGACCACCGAAAGTGACCGCAGCCCGGGCTGACATCCTGTTCGGGTGACGCCCCGTTCGGAGCCAGGGGTGAACCCGGTGAGCGGAGGATTTGAGTTGGTGAACCGAGACAGGGAGCCGGCCCGGCCCGGCCACGTGCCCGGCACGCGACCGACCGCGCCCCCGTCGGAGCAGCCGACCCGTCCGCTCCAGCGCAGGCAGGCCCCGGGACCGCACGGTCCCGGGCACTCGGCCCCGACCCAGCAGGTCCCAGCCCCGCAGCGTCCCGCACCGCAGGGCGCCACCGCGCAGCGACCGCCCCAGCGCGGCTGGCACGCGGCGCCGACCGAGCCGATCCCGACGGTGGTGCCGGAGCCCGGCATGGACCAGGCCGCCGAGCAGGCGCTCGAGCAGACCCAGGTCATCCGGCCGGTCGCGCCGGGCAAGCCGTCGCTGCTGCGGGCCAGCGGCTCGATGGCCATCGCCACCCTGATCAGCCGCATCACCGGCTTCCTGTGGAAGGTGATGCTGGCCTGGATGGTCGGCACCGGCGTGGTCAACGACTCGTTCACCGTCGCCAACAACCTGC of Saccharopolyspora erythraea contains these proteins:
- a CDS encoding esterase-like activity of phytase family protein is translated as MVNRHAVTGVVAVALALTAAVPAHAADRVRLLGERTLPHAMDFQGTTVGGLSGIDYDPRTGAYVLISDDRSERQPARGYLADIPVTAGGLGPVALTATRPLLRPDGTTYPAGSLDPEDVRWDPRSGEVWWTSEGERQKGLIDPSVRSATLDGSATGELPLPPNLVMRPDSGPKQNEALEGLTFAADGSLLVSAMEGPLVQDGESPTFEHGALSRLTAQDRSGAVVAQVAYPLDKVFAQSPTGGFANNGVTAILADGDDPFRYLVMERSFVDGVGNSIRIYEVDARDATDVRDVASLAGADVTPVRKTLLADLSELGLSTVDNVEGMTWGPVLPGGERSLVLVSDDNFSAQQTTQVIALGVK
- a CDS encoding SdpI family protein, producing the protein MEPYPVLVTLAVQVILCAVLVLGGAALLFVGWRGLRGQLARNRYAGVRTPATLRSEEAFELANRAAAPAYLAAGATGVLAGAALPALATTFSVVLVAVIGVVGAFGLQVVGGVFGNRAAEAMPEPAPAAGCGGCAGGCCSALQQSS
- a CDS encoding YqgE/AlgH family protein, which gives rise to MGTDTDVEPGMLLVAAPQLLDQNFRRTVVYIIHHRAEGTLGVVLNRPSEVSVDDVLPRWGPHASEPQSLFVGGPVEQRTAICLAALRTGVDVASVSGMIGVRGPIGLVDLDGDPADLVPRARGLRFFAGYAGWDADQLAGEIDRGDWLVVPALPDDVIAAPGPELWGRVLRRQGPPLAFLATHPGDVKVN
- a CDS encoding CCA tRNA nucleotidyltransferase; protein product: MSTSHHEPAAAPADDQARERDAQRNAVVELVRTAPVAEELAERFAAAGHRLYLVGGSVRDALLGRLGTDLDFTTDARPEQVRVLLDDWAETVWDTGIQFGTLGAYRHGTTVEVTTFRADTYDRVTRNPEVAFGDTIEGDLLRRDFTVNAMAIELPKRAFVDLHGGMADLVARRLDTPATPQESFADDPLRMLRAARFVSQLGFTPAPRVVDAMREMAGELLRITPERIQAELSKLLCGRHPREGVELLVDTGLAEHVLPELPAMKLEIDEHHQHKDVYRHSLVVLDQAIDLERAEDPDGEPDLVLRLAALLHDIGKPDTRRFEPGGGVSFHHHEVVGAKMTRKRLRALRYSKDVINDVSGLVYLHLRFHGYGEGQWTDSAVRRYVNDAGHLLSQLHKLVRADCTTRNRRKAAALQRSYDDLEARIARIAAEEDLAKVRPDLDGNEIMRLLGVDPGPVVGKAWKHLKDLRLDRGPMDHDEAVAELFRWAREQGIDVPEDR
- a CDS encoding NUDIX hydrolase; translation: MPPTPGRSGGTQPGRRNRRRRRRLRTVDETSAGGLVVDDGRELAAIIGRLDRKGRLLWSLPKGHIEQGETPEQTAVREVAEETGITGRVVSAIGMIDYWFVAGNRRVHKTVHHFLLEAVRGELSDEDVEVTEVAWVPLGELEQVLAYADERRLVRRALTLLDGASDIAAGSRPARGSGTEPA
- a CDS encoding DUF6049 family protein, giving the protein MRFVLAAVIAVLLLGAVPVPQATAQNDDPHARLEVSKITPSVAGAGAPPEVTVSGTLTNTSSRAIHDVEARIQRGEPAATEAAAQRAVRDGSQTVAEQNFTSITGSLAPGQRVPFELRIPFTGPNSLQVTSPGVYPLLVNVNGRPAGGARARIDEAHFLLPVLAAPGAPPSAPPKPAPTTMLVPIVDYPRLSRGPVPGSRPVLMDDLLSESLAPGGRLYELVRAVGETAGPGSRLGNSLCFAIDPDLLATVRAMQTGYLVQQPSGGTVEGIGAGTARLWLSKLKEATAGRCVIPLPYSDADVVALGRAGLPDVIRGALDTSSRQLVQETLGVEPRKDVLWPVEGAIDEPAAGQVAAQAPDGPGITTALLRPEAISGPAPARVRGSGIAALSIDPLVASALDPLRDTARETTELSPQTGDGVVAAQNALGALAFRANTGSAPGGSVLVAPPRRWNVSGEDVRALLTGMDQLAAAGLVQPTSLPEPDAAKLPEVDLSYPVDAAGREIPRRVLNELAAQNYRVGDLFRAADREPAVNVQEADVTNPMRNALLRGASSAWRGNPDAARYWVNAGHRALDLEFSRVRLEEPNGKLTLGGESDNYIPLTVANDLPVTVSVVFRIPRTPGLETKDLGVLRIPAQGRRSFFLPTTVHRSGQFTLDISLATPSGTELGPPKRLRLESGAYGPVILVLTIIAASLLIVLSAFRVYRRFRNRVHRVAEANAAVADQPDAASQASEQPDTESPSTEQSSTGQSSNGQTGTESQTTPLTTTESDRSPG